The nucleotide window GGATTCATATACTCCCCAGTCTTCTCCTTTTGAGCCTTCAGCTTCATCACCTCCTTTGCCTCTTGGATAGCGTCGTAGATCGGGTCCCCTCCTCCTTGGCCCTTATTTTCTAATGGGCTCACCATCAGGCCAGTTCTTTCCTGAGACATGGGAAATCTAAGTCCGGCTATATATGCTTAGAGTATGAGCTTTTGAGATCAGGTGGCCGGCTGTTTCAGTCCAATTTTAATGTCTTATAATGCTAATCCTTATTGGTGAAGGATTATTTCCAAGCATTAAAATGATATATTgtagaaagcattttcctataaTTTCAAGAGAGAAGCAAAGATAGTATATATAGTCGCCTCAGCTCCCTCTTAGTTTGAAGATTGGGATTCCGACAAAGAAGGGAAGCACTACTGTGTTTGGTTCCGCAATTTTATTGATCCATAGCTTTATCAAATGGGAGTTCTTCAAGCTAGTCTTCTTTGTTAGCTTATGGATTATGGTTTTGTGTTATGATCAATTGTGATTTGTGATACTTCTTATGCTTCCCTACCTCCTTTGCCTCCCGGATCGCGTGGTAGTTCGGGTCCCCTCCTTCATGAGCTTGGTCTTCTAAAGAGCCCATCATTTGGCCAGTCCTTTCCTGAGACCTGAAAGATACAAGTTCGACTATGAAGGAAAAATATAGTACTAAAAAATGTTGATGTTTTACTGTAAAGTTAAATAACCATTTTGCAAAAGCTGTATGTCCTGTAGtctgtactctctctctctctaaaaaaccCCTCGCAGAAAACCCTTCCGCCGCCGGCCTCCAGCTCCTGCTTGGGGCCGGTGGCTGCTACCCTTTCAATTTATGTGTTATCCTCCTCCCCTTTTACTTCCTCGCTCGGCTATGGTCCCGGTTCCCGTTGTGGTTGGAGATCTATCTCCAGGGGCTTTATCCCTCCCCGCAAATACGATTGCCCCGACCCTTTTCTTGGATCGGTGGAGCAACCAGCCATCTAGTGGTGGTATGGCCGGAACTCTGTTTCCGGGTTTTGTGCCCTTGTTTCAAGGTACTATTCCGTTGATTTGGGGTTTGTGGGAACAGATTTGGGGTTCGTGGGGTCGACTTTGGGGTTCTACTCTCAATCAACTCCAATACTTCGAATCTGCTCTCAAATTTCACTCCTGTTTTGGGGGATTTCATCTCATCTCTTGTATGCTGCTTCTGGTCAGAGACAACTATATGTTGTCACCCCTACAAAGGTCTGGTATCTGTTTAGAATGGTGTTTACACCACCTGACCTTTTTGGTTACAGCTTGGTTCTGGGTACTCGTTTGTGTTTGTGTTCGTCTGAGGACCGAAGGTGTGGCGTTCGAGAAGGTGTGGGATATTCCTGATCTGCAGGTGGGGTTTCTTTTCTACATCTCTGAAGCTTTGATGGGTTTTTGTATTGCTCTATGCGGTGGTATCTCACAGGTGTTCCGTTCGCCGGGCGTCTCCATCTTTTCGGCGGCGGTTGTGGCGGCGGGTGTTTCTCGGCTTAGGGTTATCAGGTTTTGTAGAGGGGTCACTTTTGGGCCTCTTCGGGTGGACTCTGGCTTTTGGGCCGAGCCAtatcttatgtaattttttgtttattaggtATAATTGAGAACCTTTACTCATGCGATCAATGCATATGTGGCGTCTCTTTTGTACCTCCCTCAGTTATGAGGTTGTTGTCTTTGTACTGTGTCCGTTTGGACTTTGTTATATAAGTCCtccttgaccaaaaaaaaaaaaccattttgcAGAACAtctcttaatttttttggaGATGGGATTACTCTTGCCACGCCATCTTACTTGAAGAGTTATTTAAGCCTACTATAAGGGGTAATTTAAGTTTAATATGCGAACAATACATATTTGATCACGTGAGATCAATATACAGTTGGACACTTAACTTAACATGTTAtaatatttggaaaaaaaagtttGACATGTTATAATAttatgaaaaattgaagaaaattctattataaaacTAATATGAGACAATAACCACTTGTAAGAACATAATCCCTTAATTTTTTCACCCTCCATAAGTGTAACCATCAAACATAATATAACATGAAAATATAGCATGAAAAATAAGTTCATGATCTAGggggattttttttcttcacattaTCGAAAAGTAATCTGAAATTAGAATCATTATGCCCATTGAACTGAAGGATATGGATCTTAATCATATTATCAATTCCACCTCTGACATATACTATATTATATGTTGTCATATTGGTCGGTAcatcacacatatatatgtgtgtgtagtCCCTTTATGCAAAAGGATAGATGTGAGACTCACTTcatatcaaatttcaacaatctGAACCGTATTCCACCTCTGACATATACTATATTATATGTTGTCATATTGGTCGGTACAttacacagacacacacacacgaacacacacatatacatatgtgTGTGGAGTCCCTTTATGCAAAAGGATAGATGTGAGACTCACTTCATATCAAACTTCAACAATCAGAACCGTCTAGTTTGTaaatctcgattcatagatcatccttgcaaaaattcaattcaatccaaaatcatttgactatttaattatcaagataaaatttcattgtttcttatataacaaaatatactttaattttttttaacccaattaaatgtcttaaatattttcgatttgaccaatattttgtaaggatgatttaTAAGATGCAATttaaaaaatagacggttcggatcgttaaaatttGTTGTCGTGTAAACCCTACAACTAatccatatttttatttaaaaaaaataaggatcTCTTCCTTTAAAGGCTTTCTATATATATGCATTCATGAAGAGAATCCATAGGAAAGTTGAGGATTATACATACCTGAGCTTGGCCCTTGCCTTGATCACCAGATTCACGGCTCCGTTGCTCTGTCTTTGATCATGGAACTCCATATTCTCTCATCGTAAAACAGTGagtgatatatatatagtgtgtgcgcgcgcgcgcgcgtctcgagagagagagagagagagagtgagtgtgtgtgtgtgtgtgtgtctagagagtgtgtgtgtgagagagttGTGAGAATTCTTCTAGCTAGTTTGCGGTGCACCATGGGGCATGTGGCATATATACTACATGACTACGTTTCAACTGGGGCTGGGTGATCATCACATGTCCTGATTTCTTGACACGTCGTCTGGTACTTGCCTTGTTCTGTAGGGTAGCAATCCTACCTAGTTTACATTGATACACGACGTCTCAGTCCATATCAAACTTGATCAAGGAACTCGTTCCTAACTTCGTTGTATCAATATAATTGGTTCTTTAAATTATACGGACATTTCATATATTACAATTGTTTCTTCATtacttgaaaaagaaaaaaaaaattgaaaagatggGTCACAATTGTATTTAATGCACGAATAATTTTTTAAAGAGAAATATTCAGAAATATGACAGTATTTTAATATTGGAATAGAAATAGGATAATTCAAATATGCACACGTCATGCACAAAAATCGGACAGAGAGAATTTTTCTACATCTTAAAATGACTTAATTGCCAGTATATAAATGAGTTATGTGCTCCCATTTCctgatttctctctctcctctctctctctccctccctctctcttctctcacttTCTCCCTCACGCACTATCTCTCCCTTTATCACTGTGCAGACACAGTGCACTGTCATCCCGACCAACATTGTCCAAATCGAAGCCACCACCAATTTCATCTCATCCTCAAGAGTCCAAAACACCTAGCCTTCTCAAGAATCTCATTCATGATCGTTGGGGTCAAAACTCAAGCAACCCGCGAGTTTTCCGATCATTTTTTGGCAACATGACAAACAACCGAGGCTCGAGACCACCACCACTGGACATAAAAAGTGAAATTTAATCTATGAAATTGGAATGTTtcaattatgaaatttatattGTAACATAAAAAGTGGTTGTGCCAcatagtactacggtctaggtGTATtactctttacttgtaagtgaaatgtcttagattcgattatcgccaaatgcgaatttgaacaaTATTATTATGGCTAAtccattgtgagacttagcctGCCATCTCACATTTttattgtagataatattgtttgttaagaaaaataagGTTTCACTATTAACATTGATATACAAAAGGAAGTCTATCATGGATTAGAATAATTTGCcaaagcctagtgaatatttCATGAGCATATCAAATCCTTTTCATGCATGACAACCGCCAAGTCCCAAAAATccgggaaaaaaaataaaacagtgGCTCGAGATTGACAAACAGTGATGGGAATGGGTGGAGTGGAGACTCTTTGGGTTTTTACATTTCAAATTGGTGCAAGTCTttcaatcaaatttcaaaattgtGACATTCGTCAGGATTCTAGTGCTTGCAGTAAGGGCAGCCATGATTGTAGGGATTACAAAGCAacactagtaaaaaaaacactttgcgcgacgcaggtccttcgtcgcgcaaagtcaaaaaaCGTCGTGCAAAACTTTGCCCAACTCACCTTGGTCGCGCGCAAACCGTCGCGGCAAGGCAGTGACAGaaggctttgcgcgacgcatgtaaCCCTTCGTCACGCAAatccactttgcgcgacgcagcctacgtcgcgcaaagttgatttgcgcgacgcatgtaatcctacgtcgcgcaaatCCACTTTGCGCAACGTATGATACGTCGTGCAAatccactttgcgcgacgtaggctgcgtcgtgcaaagttgatttgcacgacgaagggttacatgcgtcgcgcaaattAACTTTGAGCGACGTAtgctgcgtcgcgcaaagtggattttcgtgaatttttttttttttgaagaaatggtcaaaaatattattttcttaactttttaaataatattgtaattaaaattctaaacaataattaatgcaccaaagaaaaatatttcattataatatatatatatatatagggtttatacatttccatatatatatatatatatggaaatgtATTGTATATGTccgaatgaaaaagaaaaaaactacaaGTAATCTTCTTGGTGAAATGGCTACTAGGTATCAGTAGGGTGAAGTGGCTCGAAAGTCGAAGGTGTAGCAAGATCAAGTACTACTGGTAGCGAGATTTGGAGGCCAGTCATCTCTATGGCTCGTACAAGGTCTCTCATGTGGCCAGCATAAGCCTGCAGCTGCTCGCCCTGGGCCCTTATCTGCTCCCTCATCTGCTCGCCCTGGACCTGAAGCTGACCCTGTAGGGTTGTCACTTGCTCCTTCAATGAATCGACCTCTGCGGTGTTCGATCTGGAAGAAGAGGCACCAGTCTCACGAACTCGTGCTTTCCCCATGCCACGAACAACCTTGCCGTGACGATGACCAAGGTTCTGATCCAAGACATCAGTCAGGATCTGAAAACCTGCATCCTCGGGTACCGGGACGTCCTCAATCGGGGTCTCAGGGGGAAGTTGCGATGTTGCTTCTTGGATAACAGCAGTGCGCTTTTCCACCATAAGAGCctgtaataataaagaaaaaacatatatataaataatatttgaacgATTCATGCATACATATAAGAATAATAACAATTACATTTACTTACATGAAGATGCTCAGTGTTCGCATCTCCAGTTCGAACGTAAACATCCTCGAACATGTCGATCTCTGGGAACTTAGAACCctcctgaagaaaaaaaaacattaagaaaattttattaatcaataataataaataaattgtataaaatttctaaattaatATACTTTTACCTGACGTCGTGCCTTAAGCCTATACGAAAAGGGCTTCGAACCGGAATGGTGAAGAAGTGTCTTTGACTCCTGAGCTATCTTGCCAGCAACAGATTTCTTCTGTTAAACACACAATATACATGTTAGTGCGACTAtttgaaataaattaataaaaaaaccttaaaaataactaaaacaataagaaattattattaaaatattatgtacATACCACAAAATTTGGGTCCGTAAAATGTTTGCAGAGCCACTCCCAATCCTCTGGCCGGTCCTTCAACTCGCTTGGGCAACCACTTAGGCGAGCAATCTCCGGAGTATCCCATAGCTTAAAATGCGTGTGAAGATAGTTCTTCCAATGTTTGTACCGGGTTGCTAAGGTCTCATCTAAGTAGGCCTTGACCTCGGGGGATATATCATCAAGATCAAAAATGACCTACGAAtatgaaaaacaataaaataatagtaagaactttaataatattaagataatataatttggtttttattatttgtaaacaaaactaaaaaaatgatATTGAATCCGAATTTGTTTATTTAGATGAAAAGAATGCAAGAATCGGAAATATAATTTATGAACCCAGTGACATTCATGAACAAGCAACTCAAACATGGCATAAAGTACAAGATTATAATAAACAAGATTCGATAAGATTAGCTTATGAATTTGAATAAGAAACAAAAGAgttcatttcaaaatttgatgaaatagatCAAAATGAATTAAATAACCAGATAAAAGAGTTAGATGATTGAATTTCATTACCAAATTCGAAACATACCTAAGTAATCCAGTAAGTCAAAATGAATATACAGAACATCAAGAAGAACAATATTTTTATGAAGAACCAAGTAGTTAAAGGCTAAAGATTAATATACTAACAAACAACTTCATTATAAAggctaaaaattaatatactaaccGACAACTTGTCTCGCACCAAATCCTTCGTCCTATCGGGAATTTCTGCCCACTTCTCCCACTGCATAGGACAATTTTGTTTAATAACAACACCAGAGCTACTAACGACGATGTTATCCTTCGTCctatcgaaaagttttgtccggttacttgatctctgaatgtttgttttttgcaatttttggcgtatgcgatctcgaagtatatacaaacatgtttgacggttgg belongs to Malus sylvestris chromosome 17, drMalSylv7.2, whole genome shotgun sequence and includes:
- the LOC126610125 gene encoding uncharacterized protein LOC126610125; its protein translation is MEFHDQRQSNGAVNLVIKARAKLRSQERTGQMMGSLEDQAHEGGDPNYHAIREAKEERTGLMVSPLENKGQGGGDPIYDAIQEAKEVMKLKAQKEKTGEYMNPMDQTYKGVLTIDKKDD
- the LOC126611655 gene encoding uncharacterized protein LOC126611655, translated to MQWEKWAEIPDRTKDLVRDKLSVKAYLDETLATRYKHWKNYLHTHFKLWDTPEIARLSGCPSELKDRPEDWEWLCKHFTDPNFVKKSVAGKIAQESKTLLHHSGSKPFSYRLKARRQEGSKFPEIDMFEDVYVRTGDANTEHLHALMVEKRTAVIQEATSQLPPETPIEDVPVPEDAGFQILTDVLDQNLGHRHGKVVRGMGKARVRETGASSSRSNTAEVDSLKEQVTTLQGQLQVQGEQMREQIRAQGEQLQAYAGHMRDLVRAIEMTGLQISLPVVLDLATPSTFEPLHPTDT